Below is a genomic region from Spirosoma radiotolerans.
CATAGGTAATGCAAAAGTAAGCAGTCACCGTTGCATCTTACCAGAAAGGAACCCACCCCGTCATTTTTTTGTAATTTTGCAGGATAGATTATTTACTGTGAAAAAAGTCGCCTTTTATACACTCGGTTGCAAACTGAATTTCTCCGAAACGTCTACCCTCGCCCGGTTAATGGAAGAGCATGGGTATGAGCGCGTTGAATTCAATCAGCAACCTGATATCTTCATTATAAATACGTGCTCCGTGACAGATAATGCCGACAAAAAATGCCGGAAAATAGTCCGTGAAGCGCAGAAAATAAACCCCGATGGCTACGTAGCCATACTGGGCTGTTACGCCCAATTGAAACCGAAAGAGATATCGGAGATTCCGGGAGTCGATGCGGTTTTGGGGGCAGCTGAGAAATTCCGGCTGCACGAAATCATGCCTACGTTCGTAAAGGTGCCATCGGGCCAACCCGCTCAGGTCTTTAACTCGCCTATTGAGGAGGCCATTGATTATCATGCGGCTTACTCTCTTAACGACCGCACACGCACCTTTCTAAAAGTGCAGGACGGTTGCGATTACCCCTGTGCCTACTGCACCATTCCGCTGGCCCGCGGTAAAAGCCGCTCCGATACGGTAGCGAACGTCGTCCGGGCGGCCCACGAAATTGCTGGACGTGCCGTTAAAGAAATCGTCCTGACAGGTGTCAATATCGGCGACTTTGGTATTGTCAATAATGAGCGCCAGGAAACCTTTCTGGAGTTAATACGGGCGCTGGATGAAGTCGATGGCATAGAGCGGTTCCGAATTTCGAGTATTGAGCCGAACCTATTGACGAACGAAATCATTGCCTTTGTGGCTCAGTCCAAACGATTCGTTCCGCATTTTCACGTTCCGCTTCAGTCGGGCAGCAACCGTGTATTGGGCTTAATGCGTCGTCGCTACAAGCGCGAACTATATGCCGAACGTGTGCAGAAAATTAAAGAGCTGATGCCCCACGCGTGCATTGGTGTCGACGTGATTGTCGGTCATCCCGGCGAAACAGACACGGAGTTTAAGGAAACGTATCGATTCTTAAACGAGTTGCCGATTTCTTATTTGCACGTATTCACTTACTCTGAGCGGCCGAACACACTGGCGGTAGACATTAAGCCGGTCGTACCGGGCCACGTCCGGGCAGAGCGGTCGAAGATGCTGCATATTTTGTCGGACAAAAAACGACGGGCTTTTTACGACTCGCAGGTTGGCCGGGATGCCACTGTATTGTTCGAAGAAGACATTGCCGACGGGCTCATGCAAGGCTTCACAGAGAATTATGTCCGTGTAGTGGCGAAATACGATCCTTTACTCATTAACGAAACACGGTTGGTACACCTGACTGCCGTGAACGCGGAAGGTCTAATGGATGTGAGTGAACCTGAAGAATTGGTAGAAATA
It encodes:
- the mtaB gene encoding tRNA (N(6)-L-threonylcarbamoyladenosine(37)-C(2))-methylthiotransferase MtaB, yielding MKKVAFYTLGCKLNFSETSTLARLMEEHGYERVEFNQQPDIFIINTCSVTDNADKKCRKIVREAQKINPDGYVAILGCYAQLKPKEISEIPGVDAVLGAAEKFRLHEIMPTFVKVPSGQPAQVFNSPIEEAIDYHAAYSLNDRTRTFLKVQDGCDYPCAYCTIPLARGKSRSDTVANVVRAAHEIAGRAVKEIVLTGVNIGDFGIVNNERQETFLELIRALDEVDGIERFRISSIEPNLLTNEIIAFVAQSKRFVPHFHVPLQSGSNRVLGLMRRRYKRELYAERVQKIKELMPHACIGVDVIVGHPGETDTEFKETYRFLNELPISYLHVFTYSERPNTLAVDIKPVVPGHVRAERSKMLHILSDKKRRAFYDSQVGRDATVLFEEDIADGLMQGFTENYVRVVAKYDPLLINETRLVHLTAVNAEGLMDVSEPEELVEIH